A genomic stretch from Candidatus Eremiobacteraceae bacterium includes:
- a CDS encoding cytochrome c biogenesis protein ResB, whose protein sequence is MSPAANAGALRERSLYDQTLDVLSNVMFPVVVFGIWAVLTIVGTSVDQNQPPERYYIEYGAPMANAILRLHLTNIFHSWPYITLVLLLLISMSVCTFRRVIPRRFPKDRPVAVENFGLHAQRRSTLDYDATCRAVDDYARRRGFSVRTQDLDGTHWLFADKQKWARYGVLVAHVGFAVIAIGVFAGWLWGYRGQLQIFSGQTASVPQAGLNVTLSRFIGRFEPVQTKEGLMYQASRFQSDVHVAGGDTDADASILVNHPFVTADHVYLYQASYGFGGNLQILRQGKPLALEGIDGRLGPQDVVYLPGTSRVIEYGTMLGPSDPSQAPMGVPLPRVDTYALWVFHDQIPITQKPILLPVGASFDAGDGYTIKALPPVAWSGLTYRYDPGELWVGAGALILSAGFVMALFFMPIKLYARVISDSGVPVVDIAATTTKGNAMYEDDFNALVNGLAERLAPPAGGMVAETVNAYA, encoded by the coding sequence ATGAGCCCGGCCGCGAACGCAGGCGCGCTCCGCGAGCGCAGCCTCTACGATCAAACGCTCGACGTGCTCTCGAACGTCATGTTCCCCGTCGTCGTGTTCGGCATTTGGGCGGTGCTGACGATCGTCGGCACCAGCGTCGATCAGAACCAGCCGCCGGAGCGCTACTACATCGAGTACGGCGCGCCGATGGCCAACGCGATCCTGCGCCTGCATCTCACGAACATCTTCCATTCCTGGCCGTACATCACGCTGGTGCTGTTGCTGCTGATCTCCATGTCGGTGTGCACGTTCCGCCGCGTGATCCCCAGACGGTTTCCGAAAGACCGCCCGGTGGCGGTCGAGAACTTCGGGCTGCACGCGCAGCGCCGCTCAACGCTCGACTACGACGCGACCTGCCGCGCCGTCGACGACTACGCGCGCCGGCGGGGTTTCTCGGTACGCACGCAAGACCTTGACGGCACGCATTGGCTGTTCGCGGACAAACAGAAATGGGCGCGCTACGGCGTGCTGGTCGCGCACGTGGGGTTCGCCGTCATCGCCATCGGGGTGTTCGCCGGCTGGCTGTGGGGGTATCGCGGCCAGCTGCAGATCTTCTCCGGCCAAACGGCGAGCGTGCCGCAGGCCGGCTTGAACGTCACGTTGTCGCGCTTCATCGGCCGCTTCGAGCCCGTGCAGACCAAAGAAGGGTTGATGTATCAAGCATCGCGCTTCCAGTCGGACGTGCACGTGGCCGGCGGCGACACCGACGCGGACGCAAGCATCCTCGTCAACCATCCCTTCGTCACCGCCGACCACGTCTATCTCTATCAAGCCTCGTACGGTTTCGGCGGGAACCTCCAGATATTGCGCCAGGGCAAGCCGCTCGCATTGGAAGGCATCGACGGCAGGCTTGGGCCGCAAGACGTCGTCTATCTGCCTGGAACCAGCCGGGTCATCGAGTACGGCACCATGCTCGGCCCGTCAGACCCCTCGCAAGCGCCGATGGGCGTGCCGCTGCCCAGGGTCGACACCTACGCGCTGTGGGTCTTCCACGATCAGATCCCGATCACGCAAAAACCGATCTTGCTGCCGGTCGGCGCCAGCTTTGACGCCGGCGACGGCTACACGATCAAAGCGCTGCCGCCGGTCGCCTGGTCCGGCTTGACCTACCGGTACGATCCGGGCGAGCTGTGGGTCGGCGCTGGCGCGCTGATCCTCTCCGCCGGCTTTGTGATGGCGCTGTTCTTCATGCCGATCAAGCTGTATGCGCGCGTGATCAGCGATTCGGGCGTGCCTGTGGTCGATATCGCAGCGACGACCACCAAAGGCAACGCGATGTATGAGGATGACTTCAACGCATTGGTGAACGGGCTTGCGGAGCGACTGGCGCCGCCCGCCGGCGGCATGGTCGCCGAAACGGTGAATGCGTATGCCTGA
- the tatC gene encoding twin-arginine translocase subunit TatC → MRRSDDAEMTFTEHLGELRTRLIISIATVGVVSLVAFPLMPKLLVLLERFFIPGIQLHVFSPAEIIRVYIKLSLLVGLVVGFPVVLYELYAFVAPALDRRLRSRVVWYAVPSLLMSLLGIAFCGLIVLPLVLRALLNLTQSSGLIGTYQLDPTIGFIVILLGIFAVMFQLPIVLSVLASVGIVNSKLLADKWRHAMIAILILAGIGAPDGNPLTMLLLAAPLAGLYLLSIIVVRLTEPRIVPEGSPA, encoded by the coding sequence GTGCGCCGGTCCGACGACGCGGAGATGACGTTCACGGAGCACCTCGGGGAGCTCCGCACGCGTCTGATCATCTCGATCGCGACGGTCGGCGTCGTCTCGCTGGTCGCGTTTCCGCTCATGCCAAAACTGCTCGTATTGCTCGAGCGTTTTTTCATCCCCGGCATCCAGCTGCACGTGTTCTCGCCCGCTGAGATCATCCGCGTGTATATCAAGCTGTCGCTGCTGGTCGGGCTGGTGGTCGGTTTTCCGGTCGTGCTCTACGAGCTGTACGCGTTCGTCGCGCCCGCGCTGGATCGCCGGCTGCGCTCGCGCGTCGTGTGGTATGCGGTTCCGTCATTGCTGATGTCGCTCTTGGGCATCGCGTTCTGCGGCTTGATCGTCTTGCCGCTCGTGCTGCGCGCACTGCTCAATCTCACGCAAAGCTCCGGCCTCATCGGCACGTATCAGCTCGATCCGACGATCGGATTCATCGTCATCCTGCTGGGCATCTTCGCGGTGATGTTCCAATTGCCGATCGTGCTGTCGGTGCTGGCCAGCGTCGGCATCGTCAACTCCAAACTGCTGGCGGATAAGTGGCGGCACGCCATGATCGCCATCCTCATCTTGGCAGGCATCGGCGCACCGGACGGCAATCCACTCACAATGCTGCTCCTCGCCGCACCGCTCGCCGGACTGTACCTGCTCAGCATCATCGTGGTGCGGCTGACGGAGCCGAGGATCGTGCCTGAGGGCAGCCCGGCATGA
- a CDS encoding twin-arginine translocase TatA/TatE family subunit: MSPVYAIIDAPIIAVIIGAAIILFGADQIPKLARSMGQAKKEFDAAVSAKNPPDAPVQDASVPPKPAAPPASDPSAAAPPQ; this comes from the coding sequence ATGTCGCCCGTTTATGCAATCATCGACGCGCCCATCATCGCCGTCATCATCGGCGCCGCCATCATCCTGTTCGGCGCAGACCAGATACCGAAGCTGGCGCGCTCGATGGGCCAGGCCAAGAAAGAGTTCGACGCCGCGGTATCCGCCAAGAACCCGCCGGACGCACCGGTGCAGGACGCGTCGGTGCCGCCGAAACCGGCCGCGCCGCCGGCTTCCGATCCGTCCGCCGCAGCGCCGCCGCAATAG
- a CDS encoding polyprenyl synthetase family protein gives MIEESRSPIHAVVEQFVREELSQENAHIAGAVWSMLDAGGKRLRPRITMLAGRAVNASAPDDPVLASYMELIHVATLIHDDVLDNADTRRGRESTNRAFGNRFSVLAGDYLFSWVFKKITLGYAPPVPTILAAMLAEICNGEVKQLRAAGDLAMTPQRYLEIIGKKTAELFGSCAEVGAINALLHAGRTPGAALREDPQVHALREFGRLFGLAFQIRDDLYDAIADEKQLGKPAGSDLREKKMTLPLINALANGGTQARERVEALFAFEDAGSAAARPALERVVELLRERSVIDQTTAPMRRYADEALAALGPLPPSAARDELAGMARTLSAFSS, from the coding sequence ATGATCGAGGAATCGAGATCGCCGATCCATGCGGTGGTCGAACAGTTCGTGCGCGAAGAGCTGTCGCAGGAGAACGCGCACATCGCCGGCGCCGTCTGGAGCATGCTCGATGCCGGCGGCAAGCGCTTGCGCCCGCGCATCACCATGCTGGCCGGCCGAGCGGTCAACGCGTCGGCGCCCGACGATCCGGTGCTCGCGTCCTACATGGAGCTGATCCACGTCGCCACGCTGATCCACGACGACGTGCTCGACAACGCCGACACGCGGCGCGGACGAGAATCCACCAATCGCGCCTTCGGCAACCGCTTCTCGGTGCTCGCGGGCGACTATCTGTTCTCGTGGGTGTTCAAGAAGATCACGCTCGGATACGCGCCGCCCGTGCCGACCATCCTCGCGGCGATGCTGGCCGAGATCTGCAACGGCGAGGTCAAACAGCTGCGCGCAGCCGGCGATCTGGCGATGACGCCCCAGCGCTATCTCGAGATCATCGGCAAGAAGACGGCCGAGCTGTTCGGCTCGTGCGCCGAGGTCGGCGCCATCAACGCGCTGCTGCATGCGGGGCGGACCCCTGGGGCCGCGCTGCGCGAGGATCCGCAGGTGCACGCGCTGCGCGAGTTCGGACGGCTGTTCGGTCTCGCATTCCAGATCCGCGACGACTTGTACGATGCGATCGCCGATGAGAAGCAGCTGGGCAAACCGGCGGGCAGCGATCTGCGCGAGAAGAAGATGACCCTGCCGCTGATCAACGCATTAGCAAACGGGGGCACGCAGGCGCGCGAGCGCGTCGAGGCGCTGTTCGCCTTCGAAGACGCGGGGTCGGCCGCAGCCCGGCCGGCGCTCGAGCGCGTGGTCGAGCTGTTGCGCGAACGCAGCGTGATCGACCAGACCACCGCGCCCATGCGCCGTTACGCCGACGAGGCGCTCGCCGCCCTGGGGCCGCTGCCGCCCTCAGCCGCCCGCGACGAACTGGCAGGCATGGCCCGCACTCTTAGCGCCTTTTCATCCTAA
- a CDS encoding ubiquinone/menaquinone biosynthesis methyltransferase, translating to MSINKGSVVRELFDRIAARYDRANTAMTGGLDELWRMLAVNQLHVADDGHLLDLCCGTGALARMIARRVPEGLVDAIDFSPRMLDVARAHATPANITYHEGDVLALPFDTGVFDGAAMGYSMRNIVDIGACLREVARVLKPGASFVNLEISKPPNPLWRRLFYLYFYNMLPVIGRVAGGDAAAYRYLPQSLVNFPDADGLAALFQGSGFAHVRYIRLMGGAVALHIGTKERVRANASAEVPLTADLLA from the coding sequence ATGAGCATAAATAAAGGAAGCGTCGTGCGCGAGCTGTTCGACCGTATCGCAGCCCGCTACGACCGCGCCAACACGGCCATGACCGGCGGCCTCGACGAGCTGTGGCGCATGCTGGCCGTCAACCAGCTCCACGTGGCCGATGACGGCCACCTGCTCGACCTGTGCTGTGGCACCGGCGCCCTGGCCCGGATGATCGCCCGGCGCGTTCCAGAGGGCCTGGTCGACGCGATCGACTTCAGCCCGCGCATGCTCGACGTCGCCAGAGCGCACGCGACGCCCGCGAACATCACCTACCATGAAGGCGACGTCCTCGCGCTGCCGTTCGACACCGGCGTCTTCGACGGCGCCGCGATGGGCTACTCGATGCGCAACATCGTGGACATCGGCGCCTGCCTGCGCGAGGTCGCGCGCGTGCTCAAACCCGGCGCCTCGTTCGTCAACCTCGAGATCAGCAAGCCGCCCAACCCGCTGTGGCGGCGGCTGTTCTATCTCTACTTCTATAATATGCTGCCGGTGATCGGGCGGGTCGCCGGGGGAGACGCGGCCGCGTACCGCTATCTGCCCCAATCGCTGGTCAACTTCCCGGACGCCGACGGCCTGGCCGCGCTGTTCCAAGGCAGCGGCTTCGCGCACGTGCGCTATATCCGGCTGATGGGCGGCGCCGTCGCGCTCCACATCGGGACCAAAGAACGCGTGCGGGCGAACGCCTCTGCCGAGGTCCCTCTGACCGCGGACCTGCTCGCATGA
- a CDS encoding phospholipase D-like domain-containing protein has translation MADLHVSIGSASRSVLCDAFAAARSSIRAQFHSLGDADVVAALNAAAARGVDVTLHLEGDVHRYDRKRSERPRDDPGRVSFARYARMLDKRIHVVVEDDPLVLEHAKAAVVDDRRAFIATANPNRAGFGEPGDFLVEDDLPADVAAVRRAIFDRDAQTGRIVNGPDPGQRARIAALLDAPVDERIAIEDLSDPLILDALEARAKHGRHDEVLVKRERRTRMDCIQELTAAGVAVRTLPGAYLHAKYIDAGDRLYIGSANLTRNGLDEAREIGIIAKTSDFDDGGAALRAEFASMWRSAQPL, from the coding sequence GTGGCAGATCTGCATGTCAGCATCGGCAGCGCATCGCGCAGCGTGTTGTGCGACGCATTTGCGGCCGCTCGCAGCTCGATCCGCGCGCAGTTCCACAGCCTTGGCGATGCCGATGTGGTTGCCGCGCTCAATGCTGCGGCCGCGCGCGGCGTCGACGTGACATTACATCTCGAGGGCGACGTGCACCGCTACGACCGCAAGCGCTCAGAGCGGCCCAGGGACGACCCTGGTCGAGTGTCGTTCGCGCGCTACGCCCGCATGCTGGATAAACGCATCCATGTCGTCGTCGAAGATGACCCGCTGGTGCTCGAGCACGCGAAGGCCGCTGTGGTCGACGATCGGCGCGCCTTCATCGCCACGGCGAATCCGAATCGAGCGGGCTTCGGTGAGCCAGGCGACTTCCTCGTCGAGGACGACCTGCCGGCGGATGTCGCAGCGGTCAGGCGCGCGATCTTTGACCGCGACGCGCAGACCGGTCGGATCGTCAACGGTCCAGACCCAGGTCAGCGCGCGCGCATCGCCGCGTTGCTGGACGCGCCGGTGGATGAACGCATCGCGATCGAGGATCTGTCCGATCCGCTGATCCTCGATGCGTTGGAGGCGCGTGCCAAGCATGGGCGACACGATGAAGTGCTCGTCAAGCGCGAGCGACGCACGCGGATGGATTGCATCCAGGAGCTGACCGCGGCGGGCGTCGCGGTGCGCACATTGCCGGGCGCATACCTGCACGCCAAGTACATCGACGCGGGCGACCGGCTCTACATCGGCTCAGCGAACCTCACGAGGAACGGACTCGATGAAGCGCGCGAGATCGGCATCATCGCAAAGACATCTGATTTCGACGACGGCGGCGCCGCGCTGCGGGCGGAGTTCGCGAGCATGTGGCGTTCGGCGCAGCCGCTCTGA
- a CDS encoding DUF4386 domain-containing protein, whose translation MSSLSRNARIAGLLYLAVVLLGPVRLKYIPSVLFVTGDAAATAHNIASHEHLFRIGIYTDLLSATMEIFVMLALYRLLNGVDRTLATTMVILGIADVPIYFVNTLNDFGALLFARGGDFLSAFGQTQQYAMVMQYLNLHDYGVVVNEVFWGLWLLPFGILVYKSGFLPRILGVWLVLNGFAYLAQNFAGVLLPRYADAVGNVAFPFQLGEVAIVIWLIVMGAKERPVVTPPMSS comes from the coding sequence GTGAGTTCGCTCAGCAGGAACGCGAGAATCGCCGGACTCCTGTATCTAGCGGTGGTCCTGCTTGGGCCCGTTCGTTTGAAATACATCCCGAGCGTGTTATTCGTGACGGGAGACGCGGCCGCTACAGCGCACAACATCGCTTCGCACGAACACCTATTCCGCATCGGCATCTATACGGATCTACTGTCGGCGACGATGGAGATCTTCGTCATGCTTGCGCTTTACCGATTGCTCAATGGTGTTGACCGGACTCTCGCTACGACCATGGTCATCTTGGGCATCGCTGACGTTCCGATCTACTTCGTCAACACATTGAACGACTTCGGGGCGCTGCTATTCGCGCGCGGAGGGGATTTCTTGTCGGCATTCGGGCAAACACAGCAATACGCGATGGTCATGCAGTATCTCAATCTGCACGACTATGGGGTTGTCGTCAACGAAGTGTTTTGGGGGCTCTGGTTACTGCCGTTCGGTATCCTCGTCTACAAGTCGGGTTTTCTTCCGCGCATTCTCGGCGTGTGGCTTGTTTTGAACGGCTTCGCCTACCTCGCTCAGAATTTTGCCGGCGTACTGCTGCCGCGGTATGCGGATGCTGTGGGTAACGTCGCGTTCCCGTTCCAGCTCGGCGAAGTTGCGATCGTGATATGGCTGATCGTCATGGGAGCAAAAGAACGACCCGTCGTGACTCCGCCTATGTCATCGTGA
- a CDS encoding TatD family hydrolase: protein MTLADTHAHLDGPEFSADLQDVLARADAAGVRAVVSAGQDEATSRATLALAGANPAIAPAVGVHPHLAKDAGDMRWLETLLDDPRVVAVGEMGLDYHYDHSPRDVQREVLRRQLDMAARRDLPVILHCREAEDDLAAVLREHFARGRLGVVHCFTGTYEWGIRLIDEFGVFLGIGGAVTFKNAVELHDAAARLPLESLVLETDCPFMAPAPNRGKRNEPANIALTCARLAELRGVDPARIATATTANARRLFPKLDDRLGG, encoded by the coding sequence GTGACCCTTGCTGACACGCACGCTCACCTCGACGGTCCGGAGTTCAGCGCCGATCTGCAGGACGTGCTCGCGCGTGCCGATGCCGCGGGCGTGCGTGCGGTCGTCTCGGCAGGCCAAGACGAGGCGACGAGCCGGGCGACGCTCGCACTAGCTGGAGCGAACCCGGCGATCGCGCCCGCGGTCGGCGTGCATCCGCACCTCGCGAAAGACGCAGGCGACATGCGCTGGCTCGAAACGCTGCTCGACGATCCGCGCGTCGTCGCCGTCGGCGAGATGGGCCTTGACTATCACTACGATCATTCGCCGCGCGACGTCCAGCGCGAGGTCTTACGACGCCAGCTCGACATGGCGGCGCGGCGCGATCTTCCGGTCATCCTCCACTGTCGCGAGGCAGAAGACGATCTCGCAGCGGTCTTGCGCGAGCATTTCGCTCGTGGCCGGCTCGGCGTCGTGCACTGCTTCACGGGCACATACGAGTGGGGGATTCGGCTCATCGACGAGTTCGGCGTGTTCCTCGGAATCGGCGGCGCGGTGACGTTCAAGAACGCGGTGGAGCTGCACGACGCGGCAGCGCGCTTGCCGCTCGAATCGCTCGTGCTCGAGACCGACTGTCCGTTCATGGCGCCCGCGCCTAACCGCGGCAAACGCAACGAGCCCGCCAATATCGCGCTCACCTGCGCGCGGCTTGCCGAACTGCGCGGCGTCGATCCGGCACGGATCGCCACCGCGACGACCGCCAACGCGCGGCGCCTCTTCCCGAAGCTGGACGACCGGCTGGGCGGCTGA